Proteins from a genomic interval of Caulobacter sp. NIBR1757:
- a CDS encoding AglZ/HisF2 family acetamidino modification protein translates to MRTVRIIPTLLIDGRGRLVKTVRFGKRTYIGDPINAVRIFNTKEVDELVLLDIDATRQGREPNYSFVEDIVSEAFMPIAYGGGIRSMEQIERLYGCGIEKVVLSSAVSEGTDLVQRAAMRYGSQAVVVCLQVERRLLGGYRLRAGTAPGAGSPSPVETARRVVEAGAGELLVYSVDRDGTSAGYDLPMLRAIADAVDVPVVACGGARQLDDFRAAVVEGGCSAAAAGSLFVYQASSNGVLISYPTQNELCSKVFERLS, encoded by the coding sequence ATGAGAACCGTAAGAATCATCCCGACCCTGCTGATCGACGGACGCGGTCGCCTCGTGAAGACCGTGCGCTTCGGCAAGCGGACCTACATCGGCGACCCCATCAACGCGGTGCGGATCTTCAACACCAAGGAGGTCGACGAACTGGTGCTGCTCGACATCGACGCGACACGCCAGGGTCGCGAGCCGAACTACAGCTTCGTCGAGGATATCGTCAGCGAGGCCTTCATGCCCATCGCCTACGGCGGCGGCATCCGGTCGATGGAACAGATCGAACGGCTCTACGGATGCGGCATCGAGAAGGTCGTCCTCTCCTCGGCGGTTTCCGAGGGAACCGATCTGGTTCAGCGGGCCGCGATGCGTTACGGGTCCCAGGCGGTCGTGGTCTGCCTGCAGGTGGAGCGGCGGTTGCTGGGCGGATACCGGCTTCGGGCGGGGACCGCCCCGGGCGCCGGGTCCCCCTCCCCGGTCGAGACCGCGCGCCGCGTGGTGGAGGCCGGGGCCGGCGAATTGCTGGTCTATTCGGTGGACCGTGATGGAACCTCGGCGGGCTATGATCTGCCGATGCTGCGCGCGATCGCGGACGCCGTCGACGTTCCGGTCGTGGCCTGCGGCGGCGCGCGCCAACTCGACGATTTCCGCGCGGCGGTGGTCGAGGGCGGATGCTCGGCCGCGGCGGCGGGAAGTCTTTTTGTATATCAGGCGTCATCTAACGGTGTTCTTATATCCTACCCCACTCAAAATGAGTTGTGTAGTAAAGTTTTTGAAAGGCTGAGTTGA
- a CDS encoding N-acetyl sugar amidotransferase, which translates to MAVAGSWRQDDAGNLKDGGGVFQVCTRTVMDTTDPDITFDDAGVSNYWHEYQAFKAALPTREARDATLATTLEAIKRSGRGKRYDCVLGLSGGVDSSYLAYVAKQHGLRPLVMHFDNGWNSELAVSNIEKLVSGLGYDLETFVMDWEEFRDVQRAYFKASVLDLEVPTDHMIMGALYRIAARKGIKYVLSGTNSATEWLLPKAWYYRKLDLVNLKAIHKRFGDRPLRKLPSLGLWQQVYFDRVRRISSAALLELVDYDKSAATRLLATDFGWRDYGGKHHESVFTRFYQGYILPKKFGIDKRKAHLSSLILSGQITREQALAELQQPPYDERLQEQDKQYVAKKLGFSGPEFEAVLTQPNHAHEDYGTDLDQRRLYFKALKTFGGPVRWLRSLRG; encoded by the coding sequence ATGGCAGTGGCCGGGAGTTGGCGCCAGGACGACGCTGGCAACCTCAAGGATGGAGGCGGTGTGTTCCAGGTCTGCACCAGGACCGTGATGGACACCACCGACCCGGACATCACCTTCGACGACGCCGGCGTCAGCAACTACTGGCACGAGTATCAGGCCTTCAAGGCGGCCCTGCCGACCCGCGAGGCGCGGGACGCCACGCTGGCCACGACGCTTGAGGCGATCAAGCGGTCCGGGCGGGGCAAGCGATACGACTGCGTGCTGGGGCTCAGCGGGGGCGTCGACAGTTCCTACCTGGCCTACGTCGCCAAGCAGCATGGGCTGCGGCCCCTGGTCATGCATTTCGACAACGGCTGGAACTCGGAACTGGCCGTCAGCAACATCGAAAAGCTCGTCTCGGGTCTGGGCTACGACCTCGAGACCTTCGTCATGGATTGGGAAGAGTTTCGGGACGTGCAGCGGGCCTACTTCAAGGCGTCCGTCCTCGACCTCGAGGTTCCCACAGACCACATGATCATGGGGGCCCTCTACAGGATCGCAGCGCGCAAGGGGATCAAGTACGTGCTCTCCGGCACCAACAGCGCCACCGAGTGGTTGCTGCCCAAGGCCTGGTACTATCGCAAGCTCGACCTGGTTAACCTGAAGGCCATCCACAAGCGCTTCGGGGATCGCCCCCTCCGAAAGCTCCCGTCGCTTGGGCTGTGGCAACAGGTCTACTTCGATCGTGTCCGCAGAATTTCAAGCGCCGCGCTTCTGGAGCTGGTCGACTACGACAAGAGCGCGGCGACCCGCCTCCTGGCGACGGATTTCGGCTGGAGGGACTACGGGGGCAAGCACCACGAGTCCGTCTTCACCCGGTTCTACCAAGGCTACATCCTGCCGAAGAAATTCGGCATCGACAAACGCAAGGCCCACCTCTCGAGCCTGATCCTGTCCGGCCAAATCACCCGCGAGCAGGCCCTGGCCGAGCTTCAGCAGCCGCCCTATGACGAGCGGCTGCAGGAACAGGACAAGCAGTATGTGGCGAAGAAACTGGGCTTCAGCGGCCCGGAATTCGAGGCGGTGCTGACCCAGCCGAACCATGCCCACGAGGACTACGGGACCGATCTCGACCAGAGGCGCCTCTATTTCAAGGCGCTGAAGACGTTTGGGGGGCCCGTGCGATGGCTGCGCTCGCTCAGGGGCTGA
- a CDS encoding WbqC family protein produces the protein MKFAAHQPNFCPWIGYFAKLHTADVFVILDDVQMPGGQSYVSRTRIRGASEGEPTWLSTPTRSEFPSTINQVRLGLADGKWRARHLNVLKDRYRKAACFSDIYPILEACYAYEGDSLVEFNMGFLRAVADLLDIRTPFRFSSEFAVSAISDERLAHIGSQLAAEAYISGAGADAYQTKETYARSGIRLEIMDVRLAPDPIPNIGLSIIDPLMTMGPEPVKAFLSTCRPAPTP, from the coding sequence ATGAAGTTCGCCGCCCACCAGCCAAATTTCTGCCCGTGGATCGGCTATTTCGCCAAGCTGCATACGGCCGACGTGTTTGTGATCCTGGACGATGTCCAGATGCCGGGCGGACAGAGTTATGTTTCGCGGACCCGAATTCGCGGGGCCTCGGAAGGGGAGCCAACCTGGCTTTCAACGCCGACGCGTTCGGAGTTTCCGTCCACGATCAACCAGGTCCGGCTCGGGCTGGCCGATGGCAAATGGCGGGCCCGTCACCTGAACGTCCTCAAGGACCGTTATCGTAAGGCGGCCTGCTTCAGCGACATCTATCCGATCCTGGAGGCCTGTTATGCCTACGAGGGGGACTCCCTGGTCGAGTTCAACATGGGCTTCCTGCGCGCCGTCGCGGACCTTCTCGACATCCGGACGCCGTTCCGCTTTTCCAGTGAGTTCGCTGTCAGCGCCATCTCGGACGAACGCCTGGCGCACATCGGCTCGCAACTGGCCGCCGAGGCCTATATCTCCGGCGCCGGCGCCGACGCCTACCAGACCAAGGAAACCTACGCTCGGTCGGGAATTCGTCTTGAGATCATGGACGTGCGGCTCGCGCCCGATCCGATCCCCAACATCGGCCTCAGCATCATCGATCCCCTGATGACCATGGGACCGGAGCCGGTGAAGGCCTTTCTGTCGACTTGCCGGCCCGCCCCGACGCCTTAG
- a CDS encoding colanic acid biosynthesis acetyltransferase WcaF, with the protein MTITPSAPPPSPLHRLAPPSLPDKLRRGLWGVVWLLLFRLSPVPLHAWRRLLLRLFGAQVGAGSAIYPGVRVWAPWNLSVGKGVTVGDGADLYCVARIAIEDGAIISQRAYLCSASHDVNSPSFDLVAGDITVGANAWVAAEAFVGAGVRLNQGVVVAARAVVTKDVEALNVVAGNPAKVISARSGNGKNTLKHL; encoded by the coding sequence GTGACGATCACCCCCTCCGCCCCGCCCCCGTCGCCGCTGCACCGCCTTGCGCCGCCCAGCCTGCCGGACAAGCTGCGGCGCGGCCTGTGGGGCGTGGTCTGGCTGTTGCTGTTCAGGCTCTCGCCCGTTCCCCTGCACGCCTGGCGCAGGCTGCTGCTGCGGCTGTTCGGCGCCCAGGTCGGAGCCGGATCGGCGATCTATCCCGGCGTTCGCGTGTGGGCCCCGTGGAACCTGTCAGTCGGCAAGGGCGTCACCGTCGGCGACGGGGCCGATCTCTATTGCGTGGCGCGCATTGCCATCGAGGACGGCGCCATCATCAGCCAGCGCGCCTATCTCTGCAGCGCCTCCCACGACGTCAATTCACCCAGCTTCGACCTCGTCGCGGGCGACATCACGGTCGGAGCCAACGCCTGGGTGGCGGCGGAAGCCTTTGTCGGCGCCGGGGTCAGGTTGAACCAGGGCGTGGTGGTGGCCGCGCGGGCCGTGGTGACCAAGGATGTTGAAGCCTTGAACGTAGTCGCGGGCAATCCCGCCAAGGTCATATCCGCCCGATCAGGAAACGGCAAAAATACTCTGAAACATCTATGA
- a CDS encoding glycosyltransferase, whose translation MGQYELLRAREAAEAGGRVHLIGLGEKPGVEEEAFADGRLTITRLAAKRPNRASLLTRALWAIRTNFRLLGQTARTARTYPDCEIKVTGSPPFISYMILFWRLLNPRHTITYRITDFYPETAFAAGKARFLRPMTPLIHALRRRADRIEALSWCQKARLIESGVPESNIEIVRDTSPVRLEPGIAPAPRPFADDACVLLYSGNLGFAHDWETFAEAYRIHVQTGPNRVRLWLNATGVGVERLRAYCETHGLPIHISGPVPLDELPAVLMAADAHLILLGDPFWGYVFPSKTYACLDSHRPCLFVGPAESDVHALLMAQPDTNHSVRNGDIDGAVAALNRLSDRR comes from the coding sequence GTGGGCCAATATGAGCTGCTCCGCGCCCGGGAAGCCGCCGAGGCCGGCGGCCGGGTTCACCTCATTGGCCTGGGCGAGAAGCCCGGTGTGGAAGAAGAGGCGTTCGCCGATGGCCGGCTGACCATTACCCGCCTCGCCGCGAAGCGCCCGAACCGCGCCTCCCTGCTGACGCGCGCCCTGTGGGCGATCAGGACCAATTTCAGACTGCTGGGCCAGACCGCCAGGACCGCGCGGACCTACCCCGACTGCGAAATCAAGGTCACCGGCTCGCCGCCGTTCATTTCCTACATGATCCTGTTCTGGCGGCTTCTGAACCCCCGGCACACGATCACCTACCGGATCACCGACTTCTATCCGGAAACCGCCTTCGCCGCCGGCAAGGCGCGGTTTCTTCGCCCTATGACGCCCCTGATCCATGCCCTGCGCCGCCGGGCCGACCGGATCGAGGCGCTGAGCTGGTGCCAGAAGGCGCGGCTGATCGAGAGCGGCGTGCCGGAGAGCAATATCGAGATCGTCCGAGACACCTCGCCGGTCCGGCTGGAGCCCGGCATCGCGCCGGCGCCGCGTCCCTTCGCGGACGACGCCTGCGTCCTGCTCTACTCCGGCAATCTGGGCTTCGCCCACGACTGGGAGACCTTCGCGGAGGCCTATCGGATTCACGTCCAGACGGGCCCCAATCGGGTCCGGCTGTGGTTGAACGCCACCGGCGTGGGTGTGGAGAGGCTGCGCGCCTACTGCGAGACCCACGGACTTCCCATCCACATATCCGGGCCGGTTCCGCTCGACGAGCTGCCGGCGGTCCTGATGGCGGCGGACGCCCACCTGATCTTGCTCGGCGACCCCTTTTGGGGCTACGTCTTCCCGTCCAAGACCTACGCCTGCCTGGACAGCCATCGCCCTTGCCTGTTTGTCGGGCCAGCCGAGTCTGATGTTCATGCGTTGCTGATGGCCCAGCCGGACACCAATCACTCGGTCCGCAACGGGGATATCGACGGCGCGGTCGCGGCGCTGAACCGGCTGTCTGACCGGCGCTAG
- the gmd gene encoding GDP-mannose 4,6-dehydratase: MKRALITGVTGQDGAYLARLLLDKGYEVHGVKRRASSFNTQRVDDIYSDPHDGPTRFHMHYGDMTDSTGLIRIVQETNPDEIYNLAAQSHVAVSFETPEYTANADAIGPLRLLEAMRILKLGDRTRFYQASTSELYGNVQAIPQSETTPFYPRSPYGAAKLYAYWITVNYREAYGFHASNGILFNHESPVRGETFVTRKIARSVAAIERGQQQVLYLGNLNAERDWGHARDYVEGMWRIMQQPEADDYVLATGVKYSVRTFVEAAFAEVGREIEWVGTGVDETGRDAKTGKTLVAIDPQYFRPTEVDLLIGDASKAREKLGWTATTTFEELVREMIAAEMATVDQPFDPYRVIVS, translated from the coding sequence ATGAAGCGTGCGTTGATCACCGGTGTGACCGGACAGGATGGGGCCTATCTGGCGCGCCTGCTGCTGGACAAGGGCTATGAAGTCCATGGCGTCAAACGCCGGGCCTCCAGTTTCAATACCCAGCGCGTCGACGACATCTACAGCGACCCGCATGACGGACCGACGCGGTTCCACATGCACTACGGCGACATGACCGATTCGACCGGCCTGATCCGCATCGTCCAGGAAACCAATCCGGACGAGATCTACAACCTGGCCGCCCAGAGCCACGTCGCCGTCAGCTTCGAGACGCCGGAGTACACGGCCAACGCCGACGCCATCGGCCCGCTTCGCCTGCTTGAGGCCATGCGCATCCTGAAGCTGGGGGATCGCACGCGGTTCTACCAGGCCTCGACCTCCGAGCTTTACGGCAATGTCCAGGCCATCCCCCAGTCGGAAACCACCCCCTTCTATCCGCGCAGCCCCTATGGCGCCGCCAAGCTGTACGCCTACTGGATCACGGTGAACTACCGCGAAGCCTACGGCTTCCACGCCTCCAACGGCATTCTGTTCAATCACGAGAGCCCGGTCCGCGGCGAGACCTTCGTGACCCGCAAGATCGCCCGCAGCGTCGCCGCCATCGAGCGCGGCCAGCAGCAGGTTCTCTACCTCGGCAATCTGAACGCCGAGCGCGACTGGGGCCACGCGCGGGACTATGTCGAAGGCATGTGGCGGATCATGCAGCAGCCGGAGGCCGACGACTATGTGCTCGCGACCGGCGTGAAATACTCGGTGCGCACCTTCGTCGAAGCCGCCTTCGCCGAGGTCGGGCGCGAGATCGAATGGGTCGGGACCGGCGTTGACGAGACGGGCCGCGACGCCAAAACCGGCAAGACCCTGGTCGCCATCGATCCCCAGTATTTCCGCCCGACCGAAGTCGACCTGCTGATCGGCGACGCCAGCAAAGCCCGGGAAAAACTCGGCTGGACCGCGACCACGACCTTCGAGGAACTGGTCCGCGAGATGATCGCCGCCGAGATGGCCACGGTGGACCAGCCGTTCGATCCCTACCGGGTCATCGTTTCATGA
- a CDS encoding GDP-L-fucose synthase has protein sequence MTSALYDLTGRRVFVAGHRGMVGSAIVRRLASEGCEVIVAPRAELDLRDAARVKAFLADNRIDTLFMAAAKVGGILANATYPADFLIENLEIASATIRAAHEANVEKLLFLGSTCIYPKHAPQPIPESALLTGPLEPTNEAYALAKIVGVKLCEAYRTQHGRDFISAMPTNLYGAGDNYDLKSSHVLPALIAKAHEAKVRGDASFVVWGSGTPRREFLHADDCADALVFLMKHWSDSQHVNVGTGEDISIADLAALVKQVVGFEGTIEWDASMPDGTPRKLVDVSKLAGLGWKPTISLEDGIAATYRDFITK, from the coding sequence ATGACATCGGCCCTCTACGACCTCACGGGTCGGCGCGTGTTCGTGGCGGGGCATCGCGGCATGGTGGGATCGGCGATCGTCCGTCGCCTGGCGTCCGAGGGCTGCGAGGTCATCGTCGCCCCGCGCGCCGAGTTGGACCTGAGGGACGCCGCCCGCGTGAAGGCGTTTCTGGCCGACAACCGCATCGACACCCTGTTCATGGCCGCCGCCAAGGTGGGCGGCATCCTCGCCAACGCCACCTACCCCGCCGATTTCCTGATCGAGAACCTCGAGATCGCCAGCGCCACCATCCGGGCGGCCCATGAGGCGAACGTCGAGAAGCTGCTGTTCCTGGGCTCGACCTGCATCTACCCCAAGCACGCGCCCCAGCCGATCCCGGAAAGCGCGCTGCTGACCGGTCCGCTGGAGCCGACCAATGAGGCCTACGCCCTGGCCAAGATCGTCGGCGTCAAGCTTTGCGAGGCCTACCGGACCCAGCATGGCCGCGACTTCATCAGCGCCATGCCGACCAACCTCTACGGCGCCGGCGACAACTACGACCTGAAGTCCAGCCATGTGCTTCCCGCCCTGATCGCCAAGGCCCACGAGGCGAAGGTCCGGGGCGACGCCAGCTTCGTCGTCTGGGGCAGCGGCACGCCGCGCCGTGAGTTCCTGCACGCGGATGATTGCGCCGATGCGCTGGTCTTCCTGATGAAGCACTGGTCCGACAGCCAGCATGTCAACGTCGGGACAGGAGAGGATATCTCGATCGCCGACCTGGCGGCGCTGGTCAAACAGGTGGTCGGGTTCGAGGGGACGATCGAATGGGATGCGTCGATGCCGGACGGAACTCCGCGCAAGCTGGTTGATGTATCGAAGCTCGCCGGGCTGGGCTGGAAGCCGACGATATCGCTCGAAGACGGCATCGCGGCGACCTACCGCGACTTCATCACAAAGTGA
- a CDS encoding metallophosphoesterase family protein, translated as MKFVRQRVLGRSLSGNAPVALEGRRVFAIGDIHGCDDLLLALLGALAAAAEGDPVPPVLVFLGDYIDRGPRSKEVVSLLVELAGQDDSVRFLGGNHEEAMLGFLADVESGLAWINFGGRATMRSYGVEAPDGEVSLEDWRRVQEAFKAAIPADHLRFFWQLESRLEFGDYLFVHAGVNPDRPLSDQKQRDLRWIREPFLSDRRRLDKVIVHGHTPAAEPFADRRRIGVDTWAYRSGVLTAAELSGGDVRFWQARHVEGEIMTGLFKGG; from the coding sequence TTGAAGTTCGTTCGGCAACGCGTTCTGGGCCGAAGCCTCTCCGGAAACGCGCCGGTTGCGCTGGAGGGCCGGCGCGTCTTCGCCATCGGTGATATCCACGGCTGTGACGACCTGCTGCTGGCCCTGCTGGGCGCCCTGGCGGCGGCGGCGGAGGGGGACCCCGTGCCGCCGGTGCTGGTCTTCCTCGGCGACTACATTGATCGCGGCCCCCGGTCGAAGGAGGTCGTCTCCCTGCTGGTCGAGCTTGCCGGCCAGGACGATTCGGTCCGGTTCCTGGGTGGCAATCACGAAGAGGCGATGCTGGGCTTTCTGGCGGATGTTGAATCCGGCCTAGCGTGGATCAATTTCGGCGGCCGGGCGACGATGCGATCCTACGGCGTCGAGGCGCCTGACGGCGAGGTCAGCCTTGAGGACTGGCGCAGGGTGCAGGAAGCCTTCAAGGCGGCGATCCCGGCCGACCACCTGCGGTTCTTCTGGCAGCTCGAGAGCCGCCTGGAGTTTGGCGACTATCTGTTTGTCCACGCGGGGGTCAATCCGGACCGGCCCCTGTCGGACCAGAAGCAACGCGACCTGCGATGGATCCGGGAACCCTTCCTGTCCGACCGACGGCGGCTGGACAAGGTGATCGTGCATGGCCACACCCCGGCCGCCGAGCCGTTCGCCGATCGTCGGAGAATTGGCGTGGATACCTGGGCCTATCGCAGCGGGGTTCTCACCGCGGCCGAGCTGTCCGGCGGCGATGTGCGCTTCTGGCAGGCGCGCCATGTCGAGGGCGAGATCATGACCGGGCTGTTCAAAGGCGGCTGA
- a CDS encoding AGE family epimerase/isomerase codes for MLYPIIMCGGDGTRLWPASRPDRPKPFIPLAGSPTLFAQTLGRIRALPDAAPPLIVGGAAHARLIEDALAEASLPGTVVIEPVGRDSGPAMAAAAWLVRQRDPAGVCLFLAADHHIPDTEAFARVIGQAVDQALLGGLVTLGVKPTWSSTAYGYIRPVSSAHGGVRPVEAFVEKPTRDKADRLIADGCLWNCGILVARATTLLEELQAHAPEIATAAGAAVAGGRTEAGHFLLGDAFLEAPKLSMDFAVLEHTDVCFVVPADFEWSDIGTWDTVLGCSVRDADGNNLSGAAFAQSSSGCLIQAGPGVTIAVAGVHNIAVIAERGQVMISDLGQAGDLKRLVERARASDQPSLPPLGDIGARLRRWMDVSALPLWWSLGADHGRGGFHETLGLDGRPSDIPRRLRVQARQTHVFAQAGGRGWSGPWRQAVDHGLSYLQAAYRRPDGLYRTQVSETGGVLDDTALLYDQAFVLLALATAAGAGVEPGRLEEDALQLLSGIDRTFGHDRGGWREQAASPFQANPHMHLLEACLAWMAVSADPRWLETAGRIVALARDRLIDPAGGFLGEHFDADWTLAGEPGRQTVEPGHQFEWAFLLGRWVMITGDQNLRQVPGRLYAAGQRGLDRRRGVACDEMNTDLGITRSTARLWPQCEWIKASILLAGLEPDRRDIHQTEAAQAATGLFRYLETNIAGLYRDRMDITGQFRIEDAPASSLYHIAGAVETIQAGLDLR; via the coding sequence TTGCTTTATCCGATTATCATGTGCGGCGGGGACGGAACCCGCCTGTGGCCGGCGTCGAGGCCCGATCGGCCAAAGCCGTTCATTCCCCTGGCCGGCTCCCCGACCCTGTTCGCGCAGACGCTCGGCCGAATCCGCGCCCTGCCCGACGCCGCGCCCCCGCTCATCGTCGGCGGGGCGGCGCATGCGCGACTGATCGAGGACGCCCTCGCGGAGGCCAGCCTCCCGGGAACGGTCGTCATCGAGCCGGTCGGCCGCGACAGCGGGCCGGCCATGGCCGCGGCCGCCTGGCTGGTGCGCCAACGGGATCCGGCCGGGGTCTGCCTCTTCCTGGCAGCCGACCACCATATTCCAGACACCGAGGCCTTCGCGCGGGTCATAGGCCAGGCGGTGGACCAGGCGCTCCTGGGCGGTCTTGTCACCCTGGGCGTGAAGCCGACCTGGTCATCGACGGCCTACGGCTACATCCGGCCGGTCTCCAGCGCGCACGGGGGCGTTCGCCCGGTCGAGGCCTTCGTCGAGAAGCCGACGCGAGACAAGGCGGACAGGCTGATCGCCGACGGCTGCCTGTGGAACTGCGGGATCCTGGTCGCCAGGGCCACGACACTGCTCGAAGAGCTGCAGGCCCATGCGCCCGAGATTGCCACCGCGGCGGGGGCGGCCGTGGCCGGCGGCCGAACCGAGGCCGGGCATTTCCTGCTGGGCGACGCCTTTCTCGAAGCGCCGAAACTCTCGATGGACTTCGCGGTGCTGGAGCACACGGACGTCTGTTTCGTCGTGCCGGCCGATTTCGAATGGTCCGATATCGGCACCTGGGACACGGTGCTGGGCTGTTCGGTTCGCGACGCCGATGGCAACAACCTGTCGGGCGCGGCCTTCGCCCAGTCGTCATCCGGCTGCCTCATCCAGGCCGGCCCCGGCGTGACGATCGCCGTGGCCGGCGTCCACAACATCGCCGTCATCGCCGAGCGCGGTCAGGTGATGATCAGCGACCTGGGCCAGGCCGGCGACCTGAAGCGACTGGTCGAACGGGCCCGGGCCTCCGACCAGCCGTCCCTTCCCCCGCTCGGCGACATTGGCGCGCGGCTCCGCCGCTGGATGGACGTCTCCGCCCTGCCGCTCTGGTGGTCCCTGGGGGCCGACCACGGGCGCGGCGGGTTCCACGAGACGCTCGGCCTGGATGGCCGACCCTCCGATATCCCGCGGCGGCTGAGGGTTCAGGCCCGCCAGACCCACGTCTTCGCCCAGGCCGGCGGCCGGGGCTGGAGCGGTCCCTGGCGCCAGGCGGTGGATCACGGCCTGAGCTACCTGCAAGCTGCCTACAGACGGCCGGACGGCCTGTACCGGACCCAGGTCAGCGAGACCGGCGGCGTCCTGGACGATACCGCCCTGCTCTACGATCAGGCCTTCGTCCTGCTCGCTCTGGCGACCGCCGCCGGCGCCGGGGTCGAGCCCGGGCGCCTGGAGGAAGACGCCCTCCAACTGTTGTCGGGCATCGATCGGACCTTCGGCCATGACCGGGGCGGGTGGCGGGAACAGGCTGCATCACCGTTTCAGGCCAACCCCCACATGCACCTTCTGGAGGCCTGCCTGGCCTGGATGGCGGTCAGCGCCGACCCGCGCTGGCTGGAAACGGCGGGCCGGATCGTCGCGCTGGCGCGCGACCGGCTCATTGACCCGGCCGGCGGCTTCCTGGGCGAGCATTTCGATGCGGACTGGACGCTGGCCGGGGAGCCCGGTCGGCAAACCGTCGAGCCCGGGCATCAGTTCGAGTGGGCCTTCCTTCTCGGTCGTTGGGTGATGATCACCGGCGACCAGAACCTGCGTCAGGTCCCGGGCCGGCTGTATGCGGCGGGCCAGCGCGGCCTGGATCGGCGCCGCGGCGTGGCCTGCGACGAGATGAACACCGATCTCGGCATCACCCGCTCGACGGCCAGGCTCTGGCCCCAGTGCGAATGGATCAAGGCCTCCATTCTGCTGGCGGGCCTGGAGCCGGATCGCCGCGACATCCATCAGACGGAAGCTGCCCAGGCCGCCACGGGCCTGTTCCGCTATCTGGAGACCAACATCGCCGGACTCTACCGGGACCGCATGGACATCACCGGCCAATTCCGGATCGAGGATGCGCCGGCAAGTTCGCTCTACCACATCGCCGGCGCCGTCGAGACGATCCAAGCCGGACTGGACCTTCGTTGA
- a CDS encoding ROK family protein, giving the protein MTRLFAAIETGGTKIVCRVTGADGRQVGETRLPTTTPQAAFAELTEAIAGMIGDRPLAAIGIASFGPIRIDPAAPDYGAMLATSKPGWSGFNLVAALKPHFDVPIAIDTDVGAAALAEQAMGAGQGARAVAYVTIGTGIGGGLAQDGVTLKGALHPEIGHLPVRRVPGDDIASRCPFHASCAEGLAAGPAVGARLAPGERLADRPDVAALVTDYLGQLCASLVMAWSPDRIVLGGGVMTGSGLAPAIAGHMLAEIGDYGVADAVRRPGFLVPAALEHAGLEGALILARQADGRVTT; this is encoded by the coding sequence TTGACCCGCCTCTTCGCCGCCATCGAGACCGGCGGCACCAAGATCGTCTGCCGGGTAACGGGCGCCGACGGTCGGCAGGTCGGCGAGACCCGCCTGCCGACCACCACCCCGCAGGCCGCCTTCGCCGAACTCACCGAAGCCATCGCCGGCATGATCGGCGACCGCCCGCTGGCCGCCATCGGCATCGCCAGCTTCGGCCCCATCCGCATCGACCCCGCCGCTCCCGACTACGGCGCCATGCTGGCCACCTCCAAGCCGGGCTGGTCCGGCTTCAACCTGGTCGCCGCCCTCAAGCCCCACTTCGACGTCCCCATCGCCATCGACACGGACGTCGGCGCCGCCGCCCTGGCCGAACAGGCCATGGGCGCCGGCCAGGGCGCCCGGGCGGTCGCCTATGTCACCATCGGCACCGGCATCGGCGGCGGCCTGGCCCAGGATGGCGTGACGCTGAAGGGCGCCCTGCATCCGGAGATCGGCCATCTCCCCGTCCGCCGCGTCCCCGGCGACGACATCGCCAGCCGCTGCCCCTTCCATGCCTCCTGCGCCGAAGGCCTGGCCGCCGGCCCCGCCGTCGGCGCACGCCTTGCGCCCGGCGAGCGCCTCGCCGACCGGCCCGACGTGGCGGCCCTCGTCACCGACTACCTCGGCCAGCTCTGCGCCAGCCTGGTCATGGCCTGGTCCCCCGACCGCATCGTGCTCGGCGGCGGGGTGATGACCGGCTCCGGCCTCGCCCCCGCCATCGCCGGGCACATGCTGGCCGAGATCGGCGACTACGGCGTCGCCGACGCCGTGCGCCGCCCGGGGTTCCTGGTCCCTGCGGCGCTGGAACATGCCGGCCTCGAAGGGGCGCTCATCCTGGCGCGTCAGGCCGACGGCCGCGTCACCACATAG
- a CDS encoding YbaN family protein, with protein MNAPELPDPPPRGKPISPLKRYLLRGLGIVMVALATAGAFLPLLPTTPFLLVALWAFTASAPEWAERLRRHARFGPLLIAWEERQAIPVPAKAASGLAMGGSWTALALTYHNVWVVGGVGVVLVAVFAYVVTRPSA; from the coding sequence ATGAACGCGCCCGAGCTCCCCGATCCGCCACCGCGCGGCAAGCCGATCAGTCCGCTGAAGCGGTATCTGCTGCGGGGGCTCGGCATCGTGATGGTGGCCCTGGCGACGGCGGGGGCGTTCCTGCCCCTGTTGCCGACGACGCCCTTCCTGCTGGTCGCCCTCTGGGCCTTCACAGCCAGTGCGCCGGAGTGGGCCGAGCGGTTGCGGCGGCATGCGCGGTTCGGGCCGTTGCTGATCGCCTGGGAGGAGCGGCAGGCCATCCCCGTTCCGGCCAAGGCGGCGTCGGGGTTGGCGATGGGGGGCAGCTGGACGGCCCTGGCGCTGACCTATCACAACGTCTGGGTGGTGGGCGGCGTCGGCGTCGTGCTGGTGGCGGTGTTCGCCTATGTGGTGACGCGGCCGTCGGCCTGA